The Verrucomicrobiia bacterium nucleotide sequence CAGCAGCGGCCCCGGCAAATCCTCCTCACGCAACCGCGAGCTATCGTCCTGTTCCTGGATCGAGCGAAAAGTTCCGTCCACGTCGTTGAACAAGGCTTGTTGGAACGCCGCGAGTTTTTCCGACGCCACTTGCGGATTCATGCCGAGCATTTGTTTGCGCAAATGATTGATGGCGTCCTTGAGCGCGGCGAGTTGCTGGATCAACTGCTCGTCGGTCAGCGCGTTTGTATCGGCCTTGACATCGCCGGGAGATTTGAGCGTCACCGGCGCGGGCGGCGAAGTGGGCTGGGCCATGTCCTTGGCGATTTCGTTCGTGGCCGCGCCCATGTAACCGGCGGTGTAATAAAGCGTGGAACTCAACGCACTAAGTTTGACGGGCGCGGTATCGGGCGGTTGAAAATGAATCGGCGCGATGTCCTGCTTGATCTGGCCAATGAGTTTTAATTTTTCCGAAACGTCGCCGGTCAAAAATTGCGCCATCGAAATATTCGTGGAGACGGACGGAAGCTGGCGAAGTTTCGTTTCGAGTTCGAGCGCCTGTTGCGGGGAGTCGGCAACCACCGCCGCGAACAAAACCGATTGCGACGTTTCATCAATCAATTTTTTCTCGAACACCACCGCCGGCAAACCTTTCGACTGCATGTTGAGCAAATCGTAATCGAAATAGACGCGATGAAATTGCGTCGCCGCCAGCAGCGTGAGAAAGCCAGTCGCGATGATGATAATTTTTGGCCGGCTCAACCACATCTGCTCGACGCGCGAACGGATCGGCGCGAACTCTTCGGGCTTGTGAACCGCCGGGTCGTGGTCCATCCGATTTTGGCGTCCGCCAAAAAGCATCACCGGCAGGAGCGTCATCATTGGCACGAGACACACGATCATGCCGCCGCCGCAGATGATTCCCATTTCCTGGATGCCTTTGAAATTGGTGAGCGCCATCGCGAGAAACGCCGCAGCCGTGGTCATCGCGCCCGTGAAAATGCCTTGGCCAGTATAAACCATCGCCTTGTGCATCGCTTCTTCTTCATTGCGGCCGTGGCGCAATTCCTCCTCGTAACGCGTGATGAGATGCACGCCAAAATCAATCGCCAGCCCGATCAGGATCGGCGCGAAGGTGATCGTCAAAATATTTAAATGCCCGACGACGAGCGTGGTGAACGCCAGCGTATAGGCCAGGCCGACGATGAGGCAGACCGTCGCCTTAAGCGGACGCCCCGTCTCCTGATAACCGTAAATAAAAATCATCGCGCACACCACGAGCGATACGATGCTCGCGACGAGCGAATCATGTTGCGATTGCGCCATCTCGTCGTGTTCAAGAATGGATTCACCGGTGATGCCGACGTTCAGGCCCGGCACTTCGCGTGAGGTGTCGGCGACGAGTTGGCGCAGGCGATCAATCGCCGAGATGCCCGCGGGTTGCGAGACGAGATCGCGGACGCGTTGCATGGAGGGAAGGTCGGGGTCGTCCACGCGTTCGCGCGCGGTCACGAGATAAATATAATTGCTGCCGGACTTGGTCGGCAGCGCGATATAAATATCCTTCTCCGCTTCTTCGCCCGCGCCGAACAGCGCATAAATTCCCGGCGAAGGCGGCGTGCCGGGACGTTGCAACGCGCTTGTCGCCTGGTTCGCGATGCGCGAGAGCATCGGGATCGCTTTCATGAGCGCGTTGTTGTCGGCGTTGGTTTCGTTTTTCGCGTGGCGGATCTGATTATTGATCAGCGAGAAAAGCGAATCGAGATTGGTCGCGCGCGTGAATTGCTGAACGAACGGGAGAAAATTTGTGAGCGTGTTCCGCATGTCGCGCAAGTCGTCCTGCGGCACGAACAGCAGCGCCTTGCGGCCCATCATTTTTAAATCACCTTTGTAAAAGACATCGGTGAAAACATTCGTCTCCAGTTCGAGCTTGTGGCCGAGACGCTCGACGAACTGCCGGTTCTTCTCCATGTTCTCGCTCTCGACCACCACCACGAGATCGTCCTGCGTCGGAAATTCTTTTTTATACTTTAAATATTGCTGGTGATACGACTTGTCCGAGCCAACGAGGTCGTCGCGGTCGAGATCAAACTGGAGATTGAAATAAACGTAGAAAACGCAGACGACAAAGAGAATAAATTGCGGCCAGAGAAACAGCCAGCGATGGCGCATCACCACCGTGGCGAGCGTCCCGAGCGCGCGCCCGATCAGCGTCTCCGACAACAATTTCATGCGCGGCCCATTCACGCGGCCGCTTCGGAAAATTCCGCGTTGGAATAAACTTCCTTCACGTCTTCGTGATCTTCGAGCAGATCGGTGAGATGCGTGACGGCCTTGACCGCGGCAGGATCCGCCAGCGGAATCGTGAGCGTCGGCAGCGAAGTGATTTCGGCGGAGGCACACTTGATGCCTTTCGCCTCAAGCTGTTTGTGGACAGCTTCGAAATGCGCCGGGTCCGTCAAAATTTCATAACCCTCCGGCTCCGCTTTGAAATCCTCCGCACCCGCTTCGAGCGCAATTTCCATCACCGCATCTTCCACCGCTGCGTCGCGCTGCACGATGAGTTGCCCGCGGCGATGAAACAGCCGGCTTACCGCGCCCGCCGCGGCGATCGTGCCGCCGTTCTTCGTGAGCAAACTGCGAATCTCCGATGCCGTGCGATTACGATTGTCTGTGCTCAGTTCGACGAGCATCGCGACGCCATGCGGCCCGTAAACTTCGTACGTGAGGTCCTCGAAATTTCCCGTCTCGCCGCCACCGGTTCCCTTCTTGATGGCGCGCTCGATATTATCATTCGGCATGTTCGCCGCGCGACTGCGAAGCAGCGCCATGCGCAGGCGCGGATTCATATCGGGATCGCCGCCGCTAATTTTTGCGGCAATGGAAATTTCCTTCGCGAGCTTGGCAAAGATGCGTCCGCGCTTGGCGTC carries:
- a CDS encoding MMPL family transporter, producing MKLLSETLIGRALGTLATVVMRHRWLFLWPQFILFVVCVFYVYFNLQFDLDRDDLVGSDKSYHQQYLKYKKEFPTQDDLVVVVESENMEKNRQFVERLGHKLELETNVFTDVFYKGDLKMMGRKALLFVPQDDLRDMRNTLTNFLPFVQQFTRATNLDSLFSLINNQIRHAKNETNADNNALMKAIPMLSRIANQATSALQRPGTPPSPGIYALFGAGEEAEKDIYIALPTKSGSNYIYLVTARERVDDPDLPSMQRVRDLVSQPAGISAIDRLRQLVADTSREVPGLNVGITGESILEHDEMAQSQHDSLVASIVSLVVCAMIFIYGYQETGRPLKATVCLIVGLAYTLAFTTLVVGHLNILTITFAPILIGLAIDFGVHLITRYEEELRHGRNEEEAMHKAMVYTGQGIFTGAMTTAAAFLAMALTNFKGIQEMGIICGGGMIVCLVPMMTLLPVMLFGGRQNRMDHDPAVHKPEEFAPIRSRVEQMWLSRPKIIIIATGFLTLLAATQFHRVYFDYDLLNMQSKGLPAVVFEKKLIDETSQSVLFAAVVADSPQQALELETKLRQLPSVSTNISMAQFLTGDVSEKLKLIGQIKQDIAPIHFQPPDTAPVKLSALSSTLYYTAGYMGAATNEIAKDMAQPTSPPAPVTLKSPGDVKADTNALTDEQLIQQLAALKDAINHLRKQMLGMNPQVASEKLAAFQQALFNDVDGTFRSIQEQDDSSRLREEDLPGPLLHRFIGAHGKLLIQVYPKKDVWNHENQEEFVKELRTVGPQVTGTPVQLLEYTTLLKNSYIQASYYALAVIAIMVFIHFRSVVFVVLALLPVAIGSCWMGGLMGAFHIPFNPANIMTLPLVIGIGVTNGIHILNRYVEERNASIFSKSTGKAVFVSGLTTLSGFGSLMLAKHQGIRSLGEVMAAGVALCMIAALTFLPAVLTLWQEHREKKKTTQQ
- a CDS encoding YebC/PmpR family DNA-binding transcriptional regulator, with translation MAGHSKWAKVKTFKGAIDAKRGRIFAKLAKEISIAAKISGGDPDMNPRLRMALLRSRAANMPNDNIERAIKKGTGGGETGNFEDLTYEVYGPHGVAMLVELSTDNRNRTASEIRSLLTKNGGTIAAAGAVSRLFHRRGQLIVQRDAAVEDAVMEIALEAGAEDFKAEPEGYEILTDPAHFEAVHKQLEAKGIKCASAEITSLPTLTIPLADPAAVKAVTHLTDLLEDHEDVKEVYSNAEFSEAAA